One window from the genome of Treponema sp. OMZ 838 encodes:
- a CDS encoding coenzyme F420-0:L-glutamate ligase — MPQKVGTVSRGLIAPIVHAGDDIAAIAVDTLLSAAETEGFSIHDRDILAVTESVVARAQGNYASTDQIAADIREKFGSEHIGLVFPILSRNRFAICLEGIAKAGNRLTLVLSYPSDEVGNRLMDPDTGKAEAVNPWQDTFTAEEFTQRFGAYKHPFTGIDYIAFYNSIIKKYNAQSSILLANDPCAVLSATKHVLVCDIHTRANTKRRLKERGAVCVYGLDDVLSRPVNGSGYNSAYGLLGSNKATEDSVKLFPNDCQTLVEKIQLMLKEKTGKTVEVMVYGDGAFKDPVGKIWELADPVVSPGFTAGLSGTPHEVKLKYLADNNFKDLSDKEQYQAMVTYISEHKKNACSSQIDQKEAQGTTPRQLTDLIGSLCDLTSGSGDKGTPIIFIQGYFNKFGE; from the coding sequence ATGCCTCAGAAGGTCGGAACGGTTTCGCGGGGATTGATAGCACCCATTGTACATGCCGGAGATGATATTGCCGCAATAGCGGTTGATACGCTCTTGTCGGCGGCGGAAACGGAAGGCTTTTCCATTCACGATCGGGATATCCTCGCCGTAACGGAATCTGTTGTTGCCCGGGCTCAAGGCAATTACGCTTCTACCGACCAGATTGCCGCCGATATACGGGAAAAATTCGGCAGCGAACATATCGGTTTGGTATTTCCTATCCTAAGCAGAAACCGTTTTGCAATCTGTTTGGAGGGTATCGCAAAGGCAGGAAACAGACTGACACTTGTACTAAGCTATCCTTCCGACGAGGTTGGAAACCGGCTGATGGATCCTGATACGGGTAAAGCGGAGGCAGTAAATCCTTGGCAGGATACTTTTACAGCTGAGGAGTTTACGCAGCGCTTCGGGGCATATAAACACCCGTTTACGGGTATCGATTATATCGCTTTTTATAACTCAATCATCAAAAAATACAATGCACAATCTTCTATCCTATTGGCAAATGATCCGTGCGCTGTTCTTTCCGCAACAAAACACGTGCTTGTCTGCGATATCCACACACGGGCAAATACAAAACGGCGATTAAAAGAGCGCGGGGCAGTTTGTGTGTACGGGCTTGACGATGTACTTTCGCGGCCGGTTAACGGCAGCGGATACAACAGTGCATACGGTCTACTCGGTTCGAATAAGGCAACGGAAGATTCCGTCAAGCTCTTTCCGAATGATTGCCAAACATTGGTAGAAAAAATTCAACTGATGCTTAAAGAAAAAACCGGCAAAACGGTTGAAGTGATGGTATACGGAGACGGAGCTTTTAAAGACCCTGTCGGAAAGATTTGGGAGCTTGCCGATCCTGTTGTGTCGCCCGGCTTTACCGCAGGATTATCCGGTACACCGCATGAGGTAAAGCTGAAATACCTTGCAGACAACAACTTTAAGGATTTATCCGATAAAGAACAGTACCAGGCAATGGTTACCTACATCAGCGAGCATAAGAAAAATGCCTGTTCGTCACAAATTGATCAAAAAGAAGCCCAAGGAACGACCCCTCGCCAATTAACCGACTTAATCGGTTCGCTGTGCGACCTTACCTCCGGCAGCGGCGATAAAGGGACACCGATCATTTTTATTCAAGGCTACTTTAATAAATTCGGTGAATGA
- a CDS encoding (deoxy)nucleoside triphosphate pyrophosphohydrolase — MRQSVVGIVRKDNRFLLGLRTPGGDVGDHWEFPGGKCEAGETHEQTLIREYEEELAVRVSVGRFIARKHFQNEHRNFDLFAYEVIIPENQTCVSSVHSELKWFSIDEMQNIPIVPSDALFIPELRKFYQ, encoded by the coding sequence ATGCGCCAATCGGTAGTAGGTATCGTCCGAAAGGATAACAGATTTTTGCTTGGCTTGCGCACACCGGGCGGAGATGTCGGAGATCATTGGGAATTTCCGGGAGGAAAGTGTGAAGCAGGCGAAACGCACGAGCAGACATTAATCCGCGAGTATGAAGAAGAGCTTGCCGTCCGCGTATCCGTCGGGCGGTTTATTGCGCGTAAACATTTTCAAAATGAACACCGTAATTTTGATCTTTTTGCATACGAAGTAATCATTCCGGAAAATCAAACGTGTGTTTCTTCGGTACACTCCGAATTAAAATGGTTTTCGATTGACGAGATGCAGAATATTCCGATAGTTCCGTCAGATGCGCTGTTTATTCCCGAGCTCCGAAAATTTTATCAGTGA
- the lspA gene encoding signal peptidase II, translating to MNIKNKRDYFLPLILTFAVIALDQLTKWLIITSIAPWSVGASFFGDLIRIVCVYNTGAAFSLGSGLSSVMRFIVMACIPACFIAGICVVYFKSEFPRLQRWFLSGIIGGGISNLLDRFFRAEGVVDFIDVKFFGLFGLERWPTFNVADSAIVVCGAGLFIALFIQEWKGKSKTPAAPKDGE from the coding sequence ATGAATATCAAAAACAAACGAGATTACTTTTTACCGCTGATACTAACCTTTGCGGTTATTGCACTTGATCAATTAACCAAATGGCTGATTATTACATCGATTGCCCCGTGGTCTGTGGGGGCTTCTTTTTTCGGAGACCTCATACGGATTGTCTGTGTTTACAATACCGGAGCGGCGTTCAGTCTCGGAAGCGGACTTTCGTCCGTTATGCGTTTTATCGTAATGGCCTGCATTCCTGCCTGCTTTATTGCCGGTATCTGCGTAGTCTATTTTAAATCGGAATTTCCACGGCTGCAGCGCTGGTTTTTAAGCGGTATTATCGGCGGCGGAATAAGCAATTTGCTCGATCGTTTTTTTAGGGCGGAAGGTGTTGTGGACTTTATCGATGTTAAATTTTTCGGTCTTTTCGGTTTGGAACGCTGGCCGACATTTAATGTTGCAGATTCCGCTATTGTGGTATGCGGGGCAGGTTTATTTATTGCACTTTTCATACAAGAATGGAAAGGCAAAAGTAAAACTCCGGCTGCGCCAAAAGACGGGGAATAA
- a CDS encoding lipopolysaccharide assembly protein LapB, with the protein MICIYFEIPYERQLLRIAPFEIQKLLNTIAESAEANGASSFKVACASIYRFSSHEVASVFSANLFLQNLADLLRVYKRRVVDYRIIIDCCEETDSEDVIADHFAAYRSVLVPSRSFFASAQAERLLKSYIRFEYVPKVKLYYSADFIVPKTDHAETAESQCCIYLSNTGTWIHALYHFMLLHPLTEHAVKTVLSKDEQAQYENAKHVQYYFRRNRFCSNYPDYFIDAFLLYTRLYFQVFVKSYHTTELTVIYTEKNAEAANHLIGVLPITAHSKLMPEKSMAFDGLSVDFLQLAYLTICASVFIFDDEMPEFFLSLHKSAPFITSLYEWMYAVGITEVKNDIYSVTPYAVERLEQRLGTEKNKAKQYIADFLWDKYKKGMLCPDENLKDIFGALQFIPEDQFMLHYFFHKYSDKEIPQIDISPFKSTVFFPALESYQKALKISKQKNINEAVYAVKKAVSSVQAHTFPAGEYRALSCVAFLHLSQNKIEDAITYFQYALDIAEVLNDSSFICEALFNLSISCFLQNSLHTAENFLRRLLEDAECYFEQPKKIPCLFMQGRVALQLGDYGKAELLFQEAEKAASKHFQEWAPLCRIWYARALSQKGQTSKAQPIFIANLDKSPDARLFLIESFLFAPILRDERAQIQVSPETFTAVLEPYQSGFVLAEELVWGHLYGKPAMQICYAALDSYYRFRLAANLLEESASVYLQKLEDTARDALKNHDMYASIYSYLCYDAILRQEGNTSDTANGYLSRSFKALQNCMDTMTENTVRDKFIFRNVWNAKLYAAAQKNKLI; encoded by the coding sequence ATGATTTGTATCTATTTTGAAATTCCTTATGAACGGCAGCTCTTGAGAATTGCTCCGTTTGAAATACAAAAATTATTGAATACTATCGCGGAATCGGCTGAAGCCAACGGTGCCTCATCATTTAAAGTTGCCTGTGCCTCAATTTACCGCTTTAGCAGCCATGAAGTTGCTTCGGTGTTTTCCGCTAATTTATTTTTGCAGAATTTAGCCGATTTACTGCGTGTCTATAAAAGGCGGGTGGTAGATTACCGAATTATTATCGATTGCTGTGAAGAAACGGATTCTGAGGATGTTATTGCAGATCATTTTGCCGCTTACAGGAGTGTGCTTGTGCCGAGCCGCAGTTTTTTTGCCTCCGCACAAGCAGAGCGGCTTTTAAAATCCTATATCCGGTTTGAATATGTGCCTAAAGTTAAACTTTACTACAGTGCGGATTTTATCGTACCGAAAACAGATCACGCCGAAACGGCGGAATCCCAATGCTGTATCTACCTCTCGAATACCGGTACGTGGATACATGCGCTGTATCATTTTATGCTTTTACATCCTCTTACCGAGCACGCGGTAAAGACCGTGCTTTCAAAAGACGAACAAGCACAATACGAGAACGCAAAACATGTGCAGTATTATTTCCGCCGGAACCGGTTTTGTTCAAATTATCCCGATTATTTTATTGACGCATTTTTATTATATACACGCCTCTATTTTCAGGTCTTTGTAAAAAGTTATCATACTACCGAATTAACGGTTATATATACCGAAAAAAATGCGGAGGCGGCGAATCATCTCATCGGTGTACTCCCCATTACCGCTCATTCAAAGCTTATGCCGGAAAAATCGATGGCATTTGACGGCTTATCGGTTGATTTTTTGCAACTTGCGTATCTTACGATATGTGCTTCTGTGTTTATCTTTGACGATGAAATGCCGGAATTTTTTCTTTCGCTGCATAAAAGCGCTCCGTTTATTACGAGTTTGTATGAATGGATGTATGCAGTCGGTATTACCGAAGTAAAAAACGATATATACTCGGTAACCCCATACGCTGTCGAGCGATTGGAGCAGCGGCTTGGAACAGAAAAGAATAAGGCGAAACAGTATATAGCCGATTTCCTATGGGATAAATATAAAAAGGGAATGTTATGTCCCGATGAAAACCTGAAAGATATTTTTGGCGCGCTTCAATTTATTCCGGAAGATCAATTTATGCTGCATTATTTCTTCCATAAGTACTCAGATAAGGAAATACCTCAGATTGATATCAGTCCCTTTAAGTCTACGGTTTTTTTCCCCGCTCTCGAAAGCTATCAAAAAGCATTAAAAATCAGTAAACAAAAAAATATTAACGAAGCGGTTTATGCGGTAAAAAAAGCGGTCAGCTCCGTTCAAGCGCATACCTTTCCTGCAGGTGAATATCGTGCGCTTTCCTGTGTGGCTTTTCTGCATTTGTCTCAAAATAAAATAGAGGACGCCATAACATATTTTCAATATGCGCTTGATATTGCCGAAGTGCTGAACGACAGCAGTTTTATATGTGAGGCATTGTTTAACCTCAGTATCAGTTGCTTTTTACAGAATAGTTTACATACTGCCGAAAATTTTCTCCGCCGGCTCTTAGAGGATGCAGAGTGTTATTTTGAACAGCCTAAAAAAATACCGTGCTTGTTTATGCAGGGGAGAGTTGCATTGCAATTAGGTGATTACGGCAAAGCGGAGCTTTTATTTCAAGAGGCGGAAAAAGCAGCTTCGAAGCACTTCCAAGAATGGGCGCCCCTTTGTAGAATTTGGTATGCAAGAGCATTATCCCAAAAGGGACAAACAAGCAAGGCGCAGCCGATCTTTATTGCAAACCTCGATAAGTCTCCCGATGCCCGTTTGTTTTTGATCGAATCATTTTTATTTGCTCCTATTCTTCGCGATGAACGCGCGCAGATACAAGTGAGTCCCGAAACATTTACCGCTGTGCTTGAGCCGTACCAAAGCGGTTTTGTACTTGCAGAGGAATTGGTCTGGGGGCATCTATACGGTAAACCGGCAATGCAAATATGCTACGCCGCTCTTGACAGCTATTACCGCTTTAGACTTGCTGCTAACTTATTGGAAGAATCTGCGTCGGTATATTTGCAAAAACTTGAGGACACTGCACGGGATGCGCTTAAAAATCATGATATGTATGCTTCGATATATTCGTATCTTTGCTACGATGCAATTCTCCGCCAAGAGGGAAATACATCCGATACCGCAAACGGATATTTAAGCCGTTCGTTTAAAGCGCTGCAAAACTGTATGGATACGATGACGGAGAATACGGTGCGTGATAAGTTTATTTTTCGTAATGTGTGGAACGCCAAACTCTATGCTGCGGCGCAAAAGAATAAATTGATTTAA
- a CDS encoding Fur family transcriptional regulator yields the protein MENPLVTKKLRKTKARNLIISILSQDKDKAFSVEELHEACGADLQIDLSTVYRTMHTLAESGFITKSMHPNGKAYFQIASQQGTEHHHRIVCSKCKASADIAVCPLHDLENQILSETGFTMTSHSIELTGLCPACKAEEEAQTPQTEAP from the coding sequence ATGGAAAACCCGCTCGTTACAAAAAAGTTGCGCAAAACAAAAGCACGGAACTTAATCATCAGTATTTTATCTCAAGATAAGGATAAGGCTTTCTCCGTCGAAGAGCTGCATGAAGCTTGTGGGGCAGATCTGCAAATCGACTTGTCGACGGTATATCGAACAATGCATACGCTTGCCGAATCCGGTTTTATAACAAAAAGTATGCATCCCAACGGAAAAGCCTATTTTCAGATTGCCTCTCAACAGGGAACAGAACATCACCACAGGATTGTGTGCAGTAAGTGCAAGGCTTCGGCTGACATTGCCGTCTGTCCGCTGCACGATTTGGAAAATCAGATCTTATCGGAAACGGGCTTTACCATGACATCACATAGCATAGAACTTACCGGTCTTTGTCCCGCCTGCAAAGCCGAAGAGGAAGCGCAGACTCCGCAGACGGAAGCTCCGTAA
- a CDS encoding S1C family serine protease codes for MKLYSRKQLIFSAAVIGCFIALAAYGLGFYLGHGTKTPQGDAAAELEALAESNAALTQQSGGHIDGVENTGDGSVSVLEAAGQTSPYLTAAAEPASRYTAEEKQNISVYENTNDAVVNITTETVGVNWFLEPIPQEGGSGSGSIIDSRGYILTNTHVIEDATKIFVSLSDGSQYNAKVIGVDRENDLAVLKFDPPANTQLTTIKFGDSDGLKVGQRVLAIGNPFGLTRTLTVGIVSALGRPIQTDKNVIIKNMIQTDTAINPGNSGGPLLDSDGKMIGINTMIYSTSGSSAGVGFAVPINTAKRVVSEIIKYGKVRRASIDAELVQLNASIANYAGLSVQRGLLVSRVKKDSNAEKAGLRGGANAVRYGIGKRAAVIYLGGDIITQIAGQAVSNLSEYYAVLEDKKPNESIAVTVLRGNKTVKLTLTLSERNDE; via the coding sequence ATGAAGCTTTACAGTAGAAAACAACTTATTTTTTCTGCAGCCGTTATCGGCTGTTTTATTGCACTTGCCGCTTATGGGCTGGGCTTCTATTTGGGGCACGGAACAAAAACGCCGCAGGGGGATGCCGCAGCCGAGCTTGAAGCATTGGCGGAAAGTAATGCAGCCCTCACACAACAGAGCGGCGGGCACATTGACGGCGTAGAAAATACCGGTGACGGGAGCGTGTCTGTCTTAGAAGCAGCGGGGCAAACAAGCCCTTACCTGACAGCTGCCGCGGAACCGGCGAGCCGTTACACCGCAGAAGAAAAGCAAAATATTTCGGTGTACGAAAATACGAACGATGCGGTTGTTAACATCACCACGGAAACGGTCGGGGTAAACTGGTTCCTTGAACCGATTCCGCAGGAAGGCGGTTCCGGTTCGGGCTCGATTATCGATAGCCGCGGTTACATCCTGACCAACACGCACGTTATTGAGGATGCGACAAAGATATTCGTATCCCTTTCGGACGGCAGCCAGTACAATGCAAAGGTAATCGGCGTAGACCGTGAAAACGATCTTGCCGTGCTCAAATTCGACCCGCCCGCAAACACTCAGCTTACGACGATAAAATTCGGCGATTCGGACGGGCTTAAGGTAGGGCAGCGGGTACTCGCAATCGGAAACCCCTTCGGCTTAACACGGACGTTGACGGTCGGTATTGTATCCGCCCTCGGCCGCCCGATTCAAACCGATAAAAACGTCATCATCAAAAATATGATTCAAACCGACACAGCAATCAATCCCGGTAATTCGGGCGGGCCGCTCCTCGATTCGGACGGCAAGATGATTGGCATCAATACGATGATTTATTCTACGTCGGGCAGTTCGGCAGGGGTCGGCTTTGCGGTGCCCATCAACACAGCTAAGCGGGTTGTATCCGAAATTATCAAGTACGGAAAGGTTCGGCGTGCGTCCATCGATGCGGAGCTGGTACAGCTGAACGCTTCGATTGCAAACTATGCGGGGCTGTCGGTGCAGCGCGGTTTGCTGGTTTCCCGTGTTAAAAAAGACAGTAATGCCGAAAAGGCGGGGCTTCGCGGTGGAGCGAATGCCGTCCGTTACGGTATCGGGAAGCGCGCTGCGGTTATCTACCTCGGCGGCGACATCATCACCCAAATCGCCGGTCAGGCGGTCAGCAACCTTAGCGAATACTACGCTGTTTTGGAAGATAAAAAACCGAACGAGAGTATCGCTGTAACGGTGCTCCGCGGAAATAAGACCGTAAAATTGACGCTTACCCTTTCCGAACGGAACGATGAATAG
- the radA gene encoding DNA repair protein RadA: MAKKKAGGRIFRCSSCGYSQPKWLGRCPSCGEWNTFEEQFQEADFTPGFASSAAAVRQTDEAHPIPLEQVEVHDTVRITTSISEFDRVLGGGAVKRSAVLIGGEPGIGKSTLLLQAAAAAAAGAVGQRTLYVSGEESAGQIRGRADRLGVPLKNIELLCTNSVENIEKVLNNLNPLIVIIDSVQTLFSPQAGTIPGTINQLKYCANELVQWVKERDAVLFLTAHVTKEGVIAGPKVLEHMVDTVISFERNEDDVRFLRALKNRFGSVDELGIFRMDEKGLAAVQDPAALFIIQRQGELPAGSATVPVFEGSRVFMVEIQALTVPAKGTMTRVFSDKIDSARVSRVAAVLEKRIGLRFSDQDIYINVAGGIRLREPAIDLALALALYSARTDIPARKNEAFIGELSLAGEIRPVRRLKPLIKTAQSLGFTQLYVPAAAGDGDDPDPAMQGITRVENLAETIKHAFGAGK; encoded by the coding sequence ATGGCAAAAAAGAAAGCCGGCGGACGGATATTCCGGTGCAGCTCCTGCGGGTACAGCCAGCCGAAATGGCTCGGACGTTGTCCGAGCTGCGGCGAATGGAATACCTTTGAGGAGCAGTTCCAAGAAGCGGACTTTACCCCCGGCTTTGCTTCAAGCGCCGCTGCCGTGCGGCAAACAGACGAAGCGCATCCTATCCCGCTTGAACAGGTGGAGGTACACGATACTGTCCGCATTACAACCAGTATTTCGGAATTTGACAGAGTGCTCGGCGGCGGTGCGGTAAAGCGTTCGGCGGTATTAATCGGCGGCGAACCCGGTATCGGAAAGTCGACATTGCTCTTGCAAGCGGCAGCTGCCGCAGCAGCCGGAGCCGTAGGGCAGCGGACGCTTTATGTGTCCGGAGAAGAGTCCGCCGGGCAGATACGCGGCAGGGCTGACCGGCTCGGTGTTCCGCTCAAAAATATCGAACTGCTTTGCACCAATTCGGTGGAAAATATCGAAAAAGTATTGAATAATCTCAATCCCCTTATCGTCATTATCGATTCGGTACAAACACTCTTTTCCCCGCAGGCGGGAACCATCCCGGGCACGATCAATCAGCTCAAATACTGCGCCAACGAATTGGTGCAATGGGTAAAAGAGCGGGACGCAGTGCTCTTTCTTACCGCTCATGTAACAAAGGAAGGCGTTATCGCAGGGCCGAAGGTTCTGGAGCACATGGTCGATACCGTTATCTCTTTTGAGCGGAATGAAGATGATGTGCGGTTTCTCCGCGCCCTTAAAAACCGCTTCGGTTCGGTGGATGAGCTGGGAATTTTCAGGATGGATGAAAAAGGCTTGGCTGCCGTACAGGATCCCGCCGCGCTGTTTATCATTCAACGGCAAGGTGAGCTGCCTGCCGGGTCTGCGACCGTACCGGTGTTTGAAGGTAGCCGTGTGTTTATGGTAGAAATTCAGGCGCTTACGGTACCCGCTAAGGGCACAATGACGCGCGTATTCTCCGATAAGATAGATTCCGCACGGGTTAGCCGCGTCGCCGCCGTACTGGAAAAACGGATAGGCTTGCGGTTCTCCGATCAAGATATCTATATCAATGTCGCCGGCGGCATCCGGTTGCGGGAACCGGCTATCGATTTGGCTTTAGCGCTTGCGCTCTACTCTGCGCGGACGGATATCCCCGCGCGTAAAAACGAAGCATTTATCGGAGAGCTTAGTCTTGCCGGTGAGATCAGACCGGTACGCCGCTTAAAGCCGCTGATTAAAACCGCGCAAAGCCTCGGCTTTACCCAACTCTATGTCCCGGCAGCTGCCGGCGACGGCGATGACCCCGACCCTGCAATGCAAGGCATTACCCGCGTAGAAAACCTCGCTGAAACAATCAAGCACGCGTTCGGTGCGGGGAAGTAA